The sequence GGAGCACTGAGCCACGTTAAATTAATAAAACGGTCGTTGATTGGCATGGATTTCTGTGCTTGAGTGAATTCGATGGGTGCATTCCTTATTGATGCAgattttttcttgtaaaaacatTGTCCGAAAAAGACGGATAATGATAACTCGCACTTTTCGCCATGGTTAGCAGCGTTTACGTGGATTCAATTATGTCGATTTCAGTACTGAATGGTTCGAAAATACCCTGTGGCAGTCAATTAATCATCGATAGTACTGCATGGCTAGTTCCCAGTAATGGGTGATTATTGTGAGCAACAGTGGATTTTTATGCATCgtaatgagtaaagtgatttatgaAAATGGAGCTAGGTTCAgatttatattgaaaaaaaaaaaaaacagaataaatTGGACAATATGGATACGGTCACAGTTTATTGAAACGGTAGTCGGAACGATTTGTACATTTTTATAATGGCCAGTTGAACTATCTACACTAATTTACACATTTGTATTTGGGTATACTTTTTTTGACGAAGATGTGGTCGAATCTCCGCGGTCTTAGGCCTTTGGCAAATGGGCGGCTTCCGGCTGGAATCCGTTTTCATCGGCAACGTAGTTCACGGTGTAGGTCTGTCCATCAGCGGCAGTGTACGAGTAGCTTCCCTTAACAACCAAAGCGGAAACATCTTCTCCGAAGGTCTTCAGCTCAGCGGTCTCCTGGTGCTGGATTCCGTTGCTGGTGTCATACTGGAAGCTGTATCCATCGGCGGCAACGTTGCTGTCGTACTTCACGACCTGAGCGTCCTTATCGTCGACTGGGGCGGCCAAAGCCAGGGCAATCACGGCGGCGAAAGCAACGATGAATTTCATGGTTCTTGATTTTATTTTGCACTACTGCGAAGTTCTTTTCAGATTATTGATTATGGGACTGATGATATCGAGAACTCAACTGCTGCTTTTTATACCATAAAGAAAGCTCAGACTATAGAAACATATCTTCTAAACTTGTCGAATGTCTGCATATCAGGTGACATTATGTACAAATTCTGTATACATATTCTATTCGAGTTCCATTTTATCCACTATATAAAAATGCTAACTAATCTAGTATGGCTCGCTTCAGCTTGTAGAAGATGAACACTTCTTATTTCGTTTTTTGGGGAGGGCCTTGGTGTGGCATAATAATTCTAGAACTGGTTTATTTTACCAT comes from Armigeres subalbatus isolate Guangzhou_Male chromosome 2, GZ_Asu_2, whole genome shotgun sequence and encodes:
- the LOC134214283 gene encoding larval cuticle protein 65Ag1-like, producing the protein MKFIVAFAAVIALALAAPVDDKDAQVVKYDSNVAADGYSFQYDTSNGIQHQETAELKTFGEDVSALVVKGSYSYTAADGQTYTVNYVADENGFQPEAAHLPKA